In one window of Nitrospira sp. DNA:
- a CDS encoding type I secretion system permease/ATPase, which produces MRDFSKSAQTKASSGTVQTPVSPTDTGLLCLLILARFYDLPADGAQLRHQFAQSGQPLSDAELLRAAKHLGLKAGPLATRWDKLAGVPCPALAKRRDGRFVVLAKIDGEKVLIQDPVEARPLVLSREQFESAWSGELLLFTKRANLRLQDLKFDFTWFIPSLVKYRWLLGEVLLASFFLQLFALLTPLFIQVVIDKVLVHKGFTTLHVLAIGMIGLALFDALLGGLRTYLFSHTTNRIDVGLGAQLLRHILALPLSYFEARRVGDTVARVRELEQIRQFLTSHSVTVVLDVVFTVVFLAVMWFYSPMLTIVVMASLPLYALLSLAITPVIRARLHEKFNRGAENQSFLVEAISGIQTVKALAVEPPLLRKWEEQLAGYVRASFRATSVMTVAGQTATCLQKITTVAVLWVGAYRVIDGDLSIGQLIAFNMLSAQVTGPLLRMVNLWQEFQQVGVSVQRLGDVLNTQPEPSYNPNRTTLPQVAGQVVFEEVTFRYRPDGAEILRKVSFAVAPGQVIGIVGRSGSGKSTIAKLLQRLYVPERGRILVDGVDLAQVDPAWLRRQVGVVLQENFLFNQSVRDNIALTDPGLAMEQVIQAAKLAGAHEFILELPEGYDTMVGEHGCSLSGGQRQRIAIARALAANPRILIFDEATSALDYESEAIIQQNMAHICKGRTVFIIAHRLSTVRPAHRIYVVEKGELLEQGTHEDLVRAGGAYARLYQHQDGRPVAAPKGS; this is translated from the coding sequence ATGCGAGACTTTTCAAAATCGGCTCAAACGAAGGCCTCTTCCGGAACCGTACAGACGCCGGTCTCACCTACTGATACGGGACTTCTTTGTCTCCTGATCCTGGCCCGCTTCTACGACCTGCCCGCCGATGGCGCCCAGCTCCGCCATCAATTCGCCCAGTCCGGTCAGCCGTTGTCCGATGCCGAGTTGCTGCGTGCGGCGAAACATCTTGGATTGAAGGCCGGGCCCCTGGCCACGCGTTGGGACAAGCTCGCCGGTGTGCCATGCCCTGCGCTGGCCAAGCGAAGGGATGGCCGGTTCGTGGTGCTGGCGAAGATCGACGGGGAGAAGGTCCTCATCCAGGATCCGGTCGAGGCTCGCCCGCTGGTGCTGTCGCGTGAGCAGTTTGAGTCGGCCTGGAGCGGAGAACTGCTGCTCTTCACCAAGCGCGCGAATCTCCGCCTGCAGGATCTTAAGTTCGACTTCACTTGGTTCATTCCGTCCCTCGTCAAATACCGCTGGCTTTTGGGAGAGGTGCTGCTCGCCTCATTCTTTCTCCAGCTCTTTGCCTTGCTGACGCCGCTATTCATCCAAGTCGTCATCGATAAGGTGCTGGTCCACAAGGGGTTCACGACGCTCCATGTGTTGGCGATTGGCATGATCGGGCTGGCGCTGTTCGACGCGTTACTCGGCGGACTCCGGACCTATCTCTTTTCGCACACGACGAACCGGATCGATGTGGGCTTGGGGGCGCAGCTCTTACGCCATATCCTGGCTCTGCCGCTCTCCTATTTTGAAGCGAGGCGTGTCGGCGATACGGTGGCGCGGGTGCGCGAGCTGGAGCAGATTCGTCAATTTCTCACGAGCCATTCCGTCACGGTTGTGCTGGATGTCGTGTTTACGGTCGTGTTTCTCGCCGTCATGTGGTTCTACAGTCCGATGCTCACGATCGTGGTGATGGCGTCGCTGCCGCTCTATGCCTTGTTGTCTCTGGCGATTACGCCGGTCATTCGGGCGCGGTTGCATGAAAAGTTCAATCGGGGCGCGGAGAATCAATCGTTCCTGGTGGAGGCGATCAGCGGGATTCAGACGGTGAAAGCCCTGGCGGTGGAGCCGCCCCTGTTGCGGAAGTGGGAGGAGCAACTGGCCGGGTATGTTCGCGCCAGCTTTCGCGCGACCAGTGTGATGACCGTGGCGGGTCAGACGGCGACCTGTCTTCAAAAGATCACGACGGTGGCTGTGTTGTGGGTCGGCGCCTACCGGGTGATCGACGGCGATCTCAGCATCGGCCAGCTCATCGCCTTCAATATGCTGTCGGCGCAGGTGACGGGCCCGCTGTTGCGGATGGTCAATCTGTGGCAGGAGTTTCAGCAGGTAGGGGTGTCGGTGCAGCGACTGGGCGATGTGCTGAATACGCAGCCGGAGCCTTCCTATAACCCGAATCGCACCACCTTGCCGCAGGTGGCCGGGCAGGTGGTGTTTGAGGAGGTCACGTTCCGGTATCGCCCCGACGGAGCGGAGATCTTGCGCAAGGTGTCGTTTGCGGTGGCCCCGGGGCAGGTGATCGGGATCGTCGGGCGGTCAGGTTCCGGCAAGAGCACGATTGCCAAGCTGCTGCAGCGGCTCTATGTGCCGGAGCGAGGGCGCATTCTCGTGGATGGGGTCGATCTCGCGCAGGTGGATCCGGCCTGGCTGCGCCGGCAAGTCGGCGTGGTGCTGCAAGAGAACTTTCTCTTCAATCAATCGGTCCGCGACAACATTGCATTGACGGACCCCGGGCTGGCCATGGAGCAGGTGATCCAGGCGGCGAAATTAGCCGGCGCGCACGAGTTTATCCTGGAATTGCCGGAAGGCTACGACACGATGGTGGGTGAGCACGGCTGTTCGCTGTCGGGCGGACAGCGGCAGCGGATTGCCATTGCCCGGGCGCTGGCCGCCAATCCGCGCATTCTCATTTTCGATGAAGCGACGAGCGCACTGGATTATGAATCGGAAGCGATCATCCAGCAGAACATGGCGCATATCTGCAAGGGGCGGACGGTGTTCATCATCGCCCATCGTCTGAGCACCGTGCGTCCAGCGCATCGCATTTATGTCGTGGAGAAGGGCGAGCTCCTGGAGCAGGGGACGCATGAGGACCTCGTTCGTGCTGGCGGGGCCTACGCGCGGCTCTATCAGCATCAGGACGGCCGCCCAGTGGCGGCGCCTAAGGGGTCATAG